The Actinomyces viscosus genome segment GCAGCATCGGCGCCTTCACCGTGGAGAGCGGCATGCCGCACGTCAGTTTCGGCCAACTGCGCAACCTCAAGGACATCCCGCCGCGCAAGACCCTGATCATCACCGGTTCCGAGGCCCACTCGAAGTGGTTCAGCGACATCGTCGCCAAGGAGATCGGGGCCGACGCCGAGGAGGTCGTGGTCCCCGGAGCCCGTCACATCGACCTCTACGACCGCACCGACCTGATTCCGTTCGACACCATCACCGAGTTGTTCTCGCAGCGGCTCTGAGCCACAGGGCGCGATTGCTGAGATGCGCCACCACAGCAGGCAGCCGGCCCCGCGTGACAGATCCCACCGCCCCGGACTGGCCCCGGGGACAGGCGGTCCGATATATTCCTTTCTCGTTGCGCGCGGTTGTCGCCGTGTGGAGCGCCTGGAGGATTCGCCTAGTGGCCTATGGCGCACGCTTGGAAAGCGTGTTGGGTGCAAGCCCTCGGGGGTTCGAATCCCCCATCCTCCGCCACCAACCCCGGGATCTGCATGATCCCGGGGTTTTGTCGTGGCACGAGGACCCGTTTCAGGACTCCCCGGAGGCTCGACGCCGCAGGGTTCAGGAGTACTTCTCCTCGAAGTGGCGCTCGAGGGACTCCAGGGTGTGACCGAAGGTCTCGGGCAGGAACCTGGCGTAGAAGGCGAGCGTGAGCGCGTTGATGACTGCGAAGACGAAGAAGGTGTTGCCCTGGACCGCCGCGATGAGGTTGGGGAAGGCGAAGGCCACGATGACGTTGCCCATCCAGTTGCAGAACACGGCCACGCCGTTGGCCAGGCCGCGCACCCGCATCGGGAACATCTCGGCGAGCATGAGCCAGAAGGTCGGGCCGATGAAGCACTGCATGGAGAACAGGAAGGTCAGCATGAACAGCAGCACCAGATAGCTCCGGGCCGTGGAGGCGGGCAGGAGGAACATGAACCCGAGCATCACCAGGGAGACGACGACGCCGGTCTGACCGATGATCATCATGCGTTTGCGCGGCAGCCGCTTGAGGAAGCCGATACCGATGGCGACGGCGACGACGGAGACGACCCCGTTGGCGATGGTCGCCACGAGGGCGGCCTGAGTACCCAGTCCGGTGGTCTCCAGGATCGTCGGGGCGTAGTACATGATGCCGTTGACCCCCGTCAGCTGGGACAGGGCGGCCAGCCCGATGCCGATGAGGGTGATCCTGCGGATCCACGGAACCCGGAAGTCGCTCCACGACCCCGAGCCGATCCTGGCCTCCTCCTCGACCCGTCGAGCGATGTCCTCGCCCTCGGCCTCCACCTCATCGGGCATACGGACCTCGTTGAGGACGGCCCACATCTCCTGGGTACGCCGCTTGTTGGCGAGCCAGCGGGGGGACTCGGGCAGCAGGTGGATGCCGACCCACAGCGCGATCGCCGGCACCGAGCAGATGACGAGCATCCAGCGCCACACGTGGGCGTGGGGCCACATGATCGCGATGAAGGCGTTGAAGGAGTATGCGAGCAGCTGGCCGGTGACGATCATGAGCTCGTTGCGAGCCACCATCGTTCCTCGGATAGCGACGGGCGCCATCTCGGACAGGTACACGGGGACCGTGGCGCTGGCGCCCCCGACCGCCAGCCCGAGCAGAAAACGGAAGCACACGAGCACCGCATAGTTCGGGGACAGGGCGCAGCCCAGGGCGGCCAGGAGGAAGATGACGGCCACGGTCATGATGTTCTTCCTGCGCCCGTAGCGGTCGGACAGACGCCCACCGATCACGGCGCCGAAGGCCGCCCCCAGGGTGAGGCTGGAGGTGACGATCGACTGCTGGAAGGCGCTGAGCCCGAGTCCGCCCTCGGAGGCCCCCTTGGCGAGAAAGGGAAGCGCGCCGGAGATGACGCCGGTGTCGTACCCGAAGAGGAGACCACCGAGGGTCGCGATCGTGCGGATGGTGAACAGGCGCTTGTCGACTCTTCTGCGATCGGAGACCGCGGTTACTGCACTCATGAGGATCTCTCCCCCGAAACGGAGAAGGTGTCGATGAACTGGTCGAGAGCGGCCTCGGACACCGTCGTCGAACCGTCCTCGCCCTCACCGGTGGCGAAGGCCTCCATGGCCACGGTGCCGCGGTAACCGGAGGCGGCGAGCGCCTCGGCCACCGCGCGGTAGCGGATCTCGCCGGTGCCGGGCTGGGCACGGCCGGGGACGTCGGCGACCTGGATCTCGCCGATGAGCGGCAGGCACTGCCGGCACAGCTCGATGAGGTTCCCCTCCCCGATCTGCGCGTGGTAGAGGTCGAGGTTCATCCGCAGGTGGGGAGAGTCGACCGCAGCGACGAGGGCACGGGTGTCACGGGCGAGCGCAAAGGGGCAGCCGGGGTGGTCGACGGCGGTGTTGAGGTTCTCCAGGGTGAAGATGCGGCCGTGGCGCTCGCCGAGCTCGGCCAGGCGCCGGCAGGTGTCGACGGCGCGCAGCCAGTCGTTCGGGCTGGGATGTGCGTTGGCGACCACGGGGATGCCGCCCTCACCGAGACCGGTCCCGTGGACGTTGAGCCGGGGGCAGTCGATCGTCTCGGCGGCCTTGAGCGAGTCCTCCGCGGTGGACAGGATCCGGGCGACTCCGTCGTCGGTGGTGAGGTCGCCCTCGACGTAGCCGGTCATGGAGACGATCTCGACGCCGTCGGCACGCCGTGCCGCAAGCGCCGTGAGGTCCTTGGCGGTCCAGTCCCACATCTCCACCTTGAGGCCCCGGGAGGCGATGGCGTCGACGCGATCGAGGAAGGGCTTGTCGAGGTAGATCATCTCGGCGCAGGCGGCGAGGGTGAAGGCGTTGTCGGCGGGAACGGTCACGGGGCTCATCGGACGACCTCCTCAAGGGCGACGGCGGTGTCGAGAAGACCTGCTTCACGTGTGTCGGGGCGGACGGGCAGGGCGGTGGGCACGATGACTCCTTCGTCATGAGGGTTTCCGGCGGCCTCTGTGCCGCCTCCTGACACCAATGAGACTAGGACGTTCTAGTGATCTACCAGCATTGAGGATCACAACTCTGCAACCTGATCCCACCTATTTCCTGATATTTCAACGGTCTATGCCGAGCACCTCTCGAAAGATCGTTCTAGAATTCTAGACGTTACAGTCCACTCGGGAGACCGCAGCAGCTCAGGCGAAGGAGGACCATGGCGCGAGGACGCAGCAAGCGGGTGACACTCCTCGATGTCGCCAAGGAGGCGAGCTGCTCAGTCTCACTGGCCTCGATCGTCATGCGGGACGCAACCGGGGCCTCGGAGGAGACCAGACGCCGGGTCAAGGCGGTGGCGACACGCCTGGGCTATCGCCCCGACCAGCGGGCGCGCGCCCTGCGCTCGGCGAGGTCGGGCCTCATCGGCGTCACCTTCGGCGTCCACCAGCCCTTCCACGCGGAGATCGTCGACGGCCTGTACACAGCCGCCGAGTCCGGCGGGCACGAGCTGGTGCTCTCGGCGGTCGTCGGCACCGTCGACGACCGCCGGGCCGCGGAGACGCTCCTGCGGGATCGTTGTGAGGCCCTGATCATGATCGCGCCCTCCCTGGGCATGGGTCGCCTGCGGGTGCTGGCGGACGAGGTTCCCGTCATCGCCGTCGCACGCCCGCTGTCCTGTCCCGGCGTCGACGTCATTCGCATCGATGACCAGGGCGGAATCGTCATGGCGGTTGACCATCTCGTCGACCTGGGGCATCGGCGGATCGTGCATGTTGATGGTCGGACCGCACCATCGAGCACCGAGCGAAGCACCGGCTACCTCCAGGCGATGGAGGCGCACGGCCTCACAGCGGAGTCAGCCATCATCCCCGGGGGCCTCGAGCAGGCCGACGGCGTCCAGGCGGCCCGGGCGATCCTGGCCGGAGGGACCCTGCCGACGGCGATCACGGCCTTCAACGACCGACTCGCCTTCGGCATCATTCAGGGCCTCTTCATGGCCGGCGTCAAGGTGCCCGAGCAGGTGAGCGTCGTCGGCTTCGACAATGCCCGCAGGTCGGACACCAGCCTCGTCCCGCTGACCACCATTGACCAGAACCCCTCTCTCATGGCCCAGCTGGCACTGGAGCGAGCCGTGGGACGTGCCGCGGACCGCTATCTGCCCACGCAGCAGGTGCTCGTGCCACGGCTGGTGGAGAGGGCCTCAACCGGCCCCGTGGCCCCCTGAGCCACCTCCCCGTCACACGGCCGACTGGTACCTCTCCCCATCGACGCGGCAACGCGCTCCTGTCACGGTTGACCCATGCGCACGAAAACCTCTGCACTCATCGCACTTCCCACCGCACTCCTGCTCGCTCTCAGCCTCAGTGCCTG includes the following:
- a CDS encoding sugar porter family MFS transporter, with amino-acid sequence MSAVTAVSDRRRVDKRLFTIRTIATLGGLLFGYDTGVISGALPFLAKGASEGGLGLSAFQQSIVTSSLTLGAAFGAVIGGRLSDRYGRRKNIMTVAVIFLLAALGCALSPNYAVLVCFRFLLGLAVGGASATVPVYLSEMAPVAIRGTMVARNELMIVTGQLLAYSFNAFIAIMWPHAHVWRWMLVICSVPAIALWVGIHLLPESPRWLANKRRTQEMWAVLNEVRMPDEVEAEGEDIARRVEEEARIGSGSWSDFRVPWIRRITLIGIGLAALSQLTGVNGIMYYAPTILETTGLGTQAALVATIANGVVSVVAVAIGIGFLKRLPRKRMMIIGQTGVVVSLVMLGFMFLLPASTARSYLVLLFMLTFLFSMQCFIGPTFWLMLAEMFPMRVRGLANGVAVFCNWMGNVIVAFAFPNLIAAVQGNTFFVFAVINALTLAFYARFLPETFGHTLESLERHFEEKYS
- a CDS encoding TIM barrel protein; the protein is MSPVTVPADNAFTLAACAEMIYLDKPFLDRVDAIASRGLKVEMWDWTAKDLTALAARRADGVEIVSMTGYVEGDLTTDDGVARILSTAEDSLKAAETIDCPRLNVHGTGLGEGGIPVVANAHPSPNDWLRAVDTCRRLAELGERHGRIFTLENLNTAVDHPGCPFALARDTRALVAAVDSPHLRMNLDLYHAQIGEGNLIELCRQCLPLIGEIQVADVPGRAQPGTGEIRYRAVAEALAASGYRGTVAMEAFATGEGEDGSTTVSEAALDQFIDTFSVSGERSS
- a CDS encoding LacI family DNA-binding transcriptional regulator produces the protein MARGRSKRVTLLDVAKEASCSVSLASIVMRDATGASEETRRRVKAVATRLGYRPDQRARALRSARSGLIGVTFGVHQPFHAEIVDGLYTAAESGGHELVLSAVVGTVDDRRAAETLLRDRCEALIMIAPSLGMGRLRVLADEVPVIAVARPLSCPGVDVIRIDDQGGIVMAVDHLVDLGHRRIVHVDGRTAPSSTERSTGYLQAMEAHGLTAESAIIPGGLEQADGVQAARAILAGGTLPTAITAFNDRLAFGIIQGLFMAGVKVPEQVSVVGFDNARRSDTSLVPLTTIDQNPSLMAQLALERAVGRAADRYLPTQQVLVPRLVERASTGPVAP